A window of Natronospira bacteriovora contains these coding sequences:
- a CDS encoding sulfotransferase family protein, whose protein sequence is MRNVFLIGAMKCGTNTLYKALAKHAHVATPKKKELDYFLEPHNRKPYADLFEIGPDTRVCLDGTTQYSKYPGFKHIPQTLFDFNPDSRIIYMMRDPVERLESNVAHAIARKENITVDDWRGSGKLGNMLSYSRYFTQIAPYIQLFGQSRVFLGIFEEFINDQPAFIERVCDFLDLDKGRLEIEEVHANPRRKDAGADSLSFSRDDDRRFARELKVDIDCLERHLGIDASRWWKRYQEALSHE, encoded by the coding sequence ATGCGAAACGTTTTTCTGATTGGTGCGATGAAATGTGGCACCAACACCCTTTACAAAGCGCTTGCCAAGCATGCTCACGTAGCGACGCCCAAGAAGAAAGAGCTCGACTACTTCCTGGAGCCGCATAACCGCAAGCCCTACGCCGATCTGTTCGAAATCGGCCCTGATACGCGGGTCTGCCTGGACGGAACCACCCAATATTCAAAGTACCCGGGTTTCAAGCATATCCCGCAGACACTGTTCGACTTCAACCCGGACTCCCGAATCATCTACATGATGCGTGATCCGGTAGAGAGGCTGGAGTCAAACGTTGCCCATGCTATCGCCCGCAAGGAGAATATAACGGTAGATGATTGGCGGGGGTCCGGAAAGCTCGGGAATATGCTCAGCTACAGCCGCTATTTCACGCAGATAGCCCCGTATATACAGCTATTTGGTCAGTCGCGGGTCTTTCTCGGTATTTTCGAAGAGTTTATCAATGATCAACCCGCATTCATTGAGCGTGTGTGTGACTTTCTTGATCTGGACAAGGGGCGCCTGGAAATTGAAGAGGTACATGCCAACCCCAGAAGAAAGGATGCAGGGGCGGATTCCCTTTCCTTTTCCAGGGACGATGATCGGCGTTTCGCCAGGGAACTGAAGGTCGACATCGATTGCCTGGAGCGTCATCTTGGAATTGATGCCAGTCGCTGGTGGAAGCGCTACCAGGAGGCCTTGTCCCATGAGTAA
- a CDS encoding sulfotransferase produces the protein MIGPDFLCIGAQKAGTRWLYDQLQWHPDFWMPPIKELHFFDGRFTKHFTQHYERIYRNALNDLSKVNERRKKQAGRPLDERDKDFLIRAKRLADSESQSLDDYLRLFEMSGTKITGDITPAYSILRKNEIKQIRSALPALKIIFIVRDPISRVWSHYCMLEKEDKTFPFSELTADRFMEFLKRDNVMARSFPSKTITRWKEYYPNMLTWLFDDIRDHPDSSRQEILKYLGATPAAEKIPIDSDFNRKSKGKKREMPEDIRAILEEYFKKEIEWCKANIGGATSSWS, from the coding sequence GTGATAGGACCCGATTTTTTGTGCATTGGCGCCCAGAAGGCAGGCACCCGCTGGCTCTATGACCAGCTACAATGGCACCCCGACTTCTGGATGCCCCCGATCAAGGAACTGCATTTCTTTGACGGACGATTCACAAAACACTTCACACAGCATTATGAAAGAATCTACCGTAATGCACTCAATGACCTCTCCAAGGTCAATGAACGCAGAAAGAAACAGGCCGGCCGCCCATTGGACGAAAGGGACAAGGACTTTCTGATCCGTGCAAAACGACTTGCAGATTCTGAGTCCCAATCGCTAGATGACTACCTCCGCCTGTTTGAGATGTCAGGAACGAAGATCACTGGCGATATCACGCCGGCTTATTCGATTCTCCGGAAGAACGAAATCAAACAGATCAGATCAGCGCTTCCAGCGTTGAAGATTATTTTTATTGTACGGGACCCAATAAGCCGAGTATGGAGTCACTACTGCATGCTCGAGAAAGAAGACAAGACATTCCCTTTCTCAGAGCTTACAGCCGACCGCTTCATGGAGTTCCTGAAACGCGATAATGTGATGGCACGCTCCTTTCCCAGCAAGACCATTACTCGATGGAAAGAGTATTACCCTAATATGCTGACCTGGCTATTCGATGACATCCGGGATCATCCGGATAGTTCACGGCAAGAAATCCTAAAATATCTCGGCGCTACGCCAGCCGCTGAAAAGATACCGATCGACAGCGACTTTAACAGGAAATCCAAAGGCAAGAAGCGCGAAATGCCGGAAGACATCAGGGCAATACTTGAGGAGTATTTCAAGAAAGAGATCGAGTGGTGCAAGGCCAACATTGGCGGCGCAACAAGCAGCTGGTCGTGA
- a CDS encoding tetratricopeptide repeat protein yields MQSLLTKLFPSNGKKVPAPMNTEFWRARSTLGRKEIKALNELNNSFTGVTDEAEAFTRNRAAIEAIEFLTSVVSHTSNTKELKQAIDWKMKLLYRSRRWKEITDELDLTYKHHPHLLDSNSVFYIARAFWELGQFRKAERFFQRAEIPSDGHKQRIYERFRHAWWVSKSGVDSAELRDPERIEWHTLKKTALEWYERHDLVLDESEVEQLLKHSVKTIEAAYRFHKTRLRSHDFPTTDHVDASRLIFVSGFGWSGSGAVTAFLEDHDEVARVSDKELVWTQGRTKIPMTSLAQIWPDGIFSAPRFADFIQTGLLGLLDSNNTKGKSERVYPVSLLGECSARGIESAALVEMISSSLNTMSQQNHLGGILTCLSRLVTDLLTWHLHGRELGLLDNAIMTPKIHVLNLFPGAKSIVVKRNLPDQYAARRLESRRRETPKVFEKQIWNTVKRFNDRGRQIADRSRILPISFEHFLEDEKLRRYILEWIDTKDTSPPRPKRFNPSVSIKNVGIAREFSGKEWYKRFSAMDEELPYNEVFRFDSSITRS; encoded by the coding sequence ATGCAATCATTGCTCACAAAACTCTTTCCGTCTAATGGCAAAAAAGTTCCGGCCCCGATGAACACTGAGTTCTGGCGGGCTAGATCAACGCTCGGCAGAAAAGAGATCAAAGCCCTTAATGAGTTAAACAACTCATTCACCGGGGTTACAGACGAAGCCGAGGCATTCACTCGCAATCGAGCGGCGATCGAAGCCATCGAGTTTCTGACCTCTGTCGTCTCGCATACGAGTAACACCAAAGAACTCAAACAGGCGATAGACTGGAAGATGAAACTGCTCTATCGTAGTCGTCGCTGGAAGGAGATCACAGACGAACTTGATCTCACCTACAAGCACCACCCTCACCTCCTCGATTCGAATTCAGTTTTCTACATCGCACGCGCCTTCTGGGAACTCGGCCAGTTTCGAAAAGCAGAGAGGTTTTTTCAACGCGCCGAGATCCCATCAGATGGTCATAAGCAGCGAATTTATGAGCGGTTCCGCCATGCTTGGTGGGTATCGAAGTCAGGGGTGGATTCTGCTGAGCTGCGTGACCCTGAGCGAATTGAATGGCATACGCTGAAGAAAACCGCTCTTGAATGGTATGAGCGGCATGACTTGGTTTTGGATGAGAGCGAGGTCGAACAGCTCCTCAAGCATTCGGTGAAAACGATTGAAGCGGCATACCGGTTCCACAAAACACGGCTACGCTCACATGACTTCCCAACAACCGATCATGTAGATGCCAGCCGCCTCATATTTGTCTCTGGCTTCGGCTGGTCCGGATCGGGTGCCGTCACCGCCTTCCTGGAAGATCACGACGAAGTGGCTCGAGTTTCCGATAAGGAGCTGGTCTGGACTCAGGGACGAACCAAGATACCGATGACCTCACTCGCCCAGATTTGGCCGGATGGTATATTTTCTGCCCCGCGCTTTGCAGATTTCATACAAACCGGACTTCTCGGTCTCCTCGACAGCAATAACACCAAGGGAAAAAGTGAACGTGTCTATCCTGTGTCACTACTTGGTGAATGTAGCGCACGAGGGATCGAAAGTGCCGCACTGGTCGAAATGATTAGCTCGTCACTCAACACCATGTCCCAGCAGAATCATCTAGGGGGTATTCTGACTTGTTTATCTCGATTGGTGACTGATTTGTTGACTTGGCACCTCCATGGCAGGGAGCTTGGTCTTCTCGACAACGCCATAATGACACCGAAGATACATGTGCTAAATCTTTTTCCAGGTGCGAAATCAATTGTTGTCAAAAGGAATCTTCCAGATCAGTACGCTGCTAGACGATTGGAATCGAGAAGGAGAGAGACGCCCAAGGTATTTGAGAAACAGATTTGGAATACGGTCAAGCGGTTCAATGACCGCGGGCGTCAGATTGCAGATCGCTCGCGAATTCTGCCCATTTCTTTCGAGCATTTCCTGGAAGACGAAAAGCTTAGACGCTACATTCTCGAATGGATCGATACCAAAGATACTTCTCCACCGAGGCCGAAACGATTCAACCCATCTGTATCGATCAAGAACGTGGGCATCGCCAGAGAGTTCTCAGGAAAAGAGTGGTACAAACGTTTCTCGGCCATGGATGAAGAACTGCCCTACAACGAGGTCTTCCGATTCGATTCAAGCATAACACGTTCATGA
- a CDS encoding glycosyltransferase gives MAIARSSARFLLQVVPNPVKRGLRAMLPKGLYGVFVRLTRGEPLFWRRPPKTARAAASQASALDTKLWGGFSKIATDELEILRLSPTSTPAEAINAALSLARFYAADDQHEKALDRLAMVRAASPSLGRQNRVRLISVHSLLALGRIQEARHLLDLTLTHGKPNDGHACAAMASSYVVESRNGDLPAEDAHRAYLDWMNRPLRAAGFAGIGLRDADRGLRLNNLVAADPVPRPEDMSVKVSVLMAAYNGEDNLGMAARSILEQSWENLELVIVDDASTDDTWRIIESLMAEDSRVVGIRQEQNGGAYVARNTALQHASGDYVVVNDADDWAHPQKIETQMLTQLAKDAPLSNMSFRVRIDPEMVAQPRLDSPHVPIIHNDYSALMLKRERALEMGGWDSVRFSADAEFVERLRALEGAHAVKKIHTNVPLSFSLFDGNNLTASSATSIWTNRFGSRHEYVRHFREWHRSGDDLRKSRRSQTDPFPVPGISYYGPNSRQSFDVILVSDFRLPGGTTHCNLEYMREFTRMGLKVAILPWSRYELTYEHAANNKITQLCRELGIVTLAHGETADCQLLLIHHPPIMMHKPDRIPEVNAERIAILANQSAQRVRSGPNEMYEPSAVQAAVGDAFGKPGTWIPISPVIRSLLEADPACGPIAEEDWIPMLNLSHLKREPKWRGDKRPAPVAGRHCRDQWIKWPATAEATAAAYCAGGKVKLHLMGGATTAIRQLGEKPANWRVDDFDTVPVSEYVSNLDFFLHYIHEDAIEAFGRNIAEAMAAGVPVICSPSFRDCFGDAAICVEPEAVEDTIFELWNDPDAYRIQAEAGQRFVDETCAPARLQARFERFMDK, from the coding sequence ATGGCAATAGCGCGCTCATCCGCACGATTCCTGCTGCAGGTTGTTCCGAATCCGGTAAAACGTGGCCTGCGGGCCATGCTGCCTAAGGGCCTGTACGGCGTTTTCGTTCGCCTGACCCGTGGAGAACCCCTTTTTTGGCGACGCCCTCCCAAAACGGCCAGAGCTGCGGCATCCCAGGCCTCGGCATTGGACACAAAGCTTTGGGGGGGATTTTCCAAAATTGCCACGGACGAACTTGAGATCCTGCGTCTTTCACCTACCTCAACACCCGCCGAGGCGATTAACGCGGCTTTGAGCCTGGCACGATTCTATGCCGCCGACGATCAACATGAAAAAGCGCTGGATCGGCTTGCCATGGTTCGGGCCGCCAGCCCTTCTCTCGGCCGCCAGAATCGGGTCCGCCTGATCTCCGTTCACAGTCTGCTGGCGCTCGGCCGTATCCAAGAGGCCCGTCACCTGCTGGACCTGACCCTGACCCATGGAAAACCCAATGACGGCCATGCCTGCGCCGCCATGGCCTCCAGTTATGTAGTTGAGTCTCGCAACGGTGACCTGCCCGCCGAAGACGCACATCGCGCCTACCTGGACTGGATGAACCGCCCGCTGCGAGCCGCTGGTTTCGCGGGGATTGGCCTGCGTGACGCGGACAGGGGGCTGCGCCTGAACAATCTGGTAGCAGCCGACCCGGTTCCGCGTCCGGAAGATATGTCGGTCAAAGTCAGCGTCCTCATGGCAGCCTACAACGGTGAGGACAACCTCGGGATGGCTGCCCGCAGCATCCTTGAGCAGAGCTGGGAGAACCTGGAACTCGTGATTGTCGATGATGCCAGTACCGATGACACATGGCGCATCATCGAGTCCCTCATGGCCGAGGATTCCCGGGTCGTGGGCATAAGGCAGGAGCAGAACGGCGGCGCCTATGTTGCGCGCAATACCGCCCTGCAGCACGCAAGTGGCGATTATGTCGTCGTCAACGACGCTGATGACTGGGCCCATCCACAGAAAATCGAAACCCAGATGCTCACGCAGCTCGCAAAAGACGCTCCGCTCAGTAATATGAGCTTCCGCGTCCGCATTGACCCTGAGATGGTGGCCCAGCCCCGTCTGGACAGCCCTCACGTTCCGATCATTCACAACGACTATTCCGCTCTTATGCTCAAGCGCGAGCGTGCGCTGGAAATGGGCGGCTGGGACAGCGTCCGCTTTTCCGCGGACGCGGAGTTCGTCGAGCGTCTGAGAGCGCTGGAAGGGGCCCACGCGGTGAAGAAGATTCACACCAACGTCCCCTTGTCTTTCTCGCTCTTTGACGGCAACAACCTCACCGCTTCCTCGGCGACCAGCATCTGGACAAATCGCTTTGGCTCCCGCCACGAGTATGTCCGCCACTTCCGAGAATGGCATCGAAGTGGCGACGACCTGCGCAAGAGCCGCCGGTCGCAAACCGATCCGTTCCCGGTCCCCGGAATCTCCTACTATGGCCCGAACAGCCGCCAGTCATTCGACGTTATCCTGGTTTCCGATTTTCGGCTTCCGGGTGGAACCACGCACTGCAATCTGGAATATATGCGCGAATTCACGCGCATGGGCCTCAAGGTGGCAATCCTGCCCTGGTCACGCTATGAACTGACCTATGAGCATGCGGCCAACAACAAGATCACCCAGCTCTGCCGGGAGCTGGGGATCGTCACCCTGGCTCACGGGGAAACAGCGGACTGTCAACTCCTGCTGATCCACCACCCGCCGATAATGATGCATAAGCCGGACCGGATCCCGGAGGTCAATGCCGAGCGGATTGCCATTCTCGCCAACCAGTCCGCCCAGCGCGTCCGAAGCGGCCCCAATGAGATGTACGAGCCCAGCGCGGTCCAGGCCGCTGTCGGAGACGCCTTTGGAAAGCCGGGCACCTGGATACCGATCTCGCCCGTTATCCGCTCACTCCTGGAAGCCGACCCCGCCTGCGGCCCGATCGCGGAGGAAGACTGGATTCCCATGCTGAACCTGTCCCACCTCAAGCGGGAGCCGAAATGGCGCGGTGACAAGCGCCCGGCGCCCGTGGCGGGCCGGCATTGCCGGGATCAGTGGATCAAATGGCCTGCCACAGCGGAAGCCACCGCTGCAGCCTATTGCGCAGGCGGGAAAGTTAAGCTGCACCTGATGGGCGGCGCGACAACCGCGATCCGGCAGCTCGGGGAAAAGCCCGCCAATTGGCGTGTGGACGACTTCGACACAGTCCCGGTGTCGGAATATGTCTCAAATCTGGACTTCTTTCTGCATTACATCCACGAGGATGCGATTGAAGCCTTCGGCCGCAATATTGCCGAAGCCATGGCGGCTGGCGTGCCCGTGATTTGTTCGCCATCGTTCCGGGATTGCTTCGGGGATGCGGCAATCTGCGTCGAGCCGGAAGCTGTGGAGGACACCATCTTCGAGCTATGGAATGATCCGGATGCATACCGGATCCAGGCCGAGGCCGGCCAGCGCTTTGTCGATGAGACTTGCGCGCCTGCTCGCCTGCAAGCCCGGTTTGAAAGGTTCATGGACAAATAG
- a CDS encoding polysaccharide deacetylase family protein gives MSKVHIKADDFRFNNAKKWLPFLDACAEEDVPVAVGVIARNLIEKGISGSVRNRLNMANVEVWNHGDRHWREEDSAEFLGPSVEDQVKAIKACQKACRKVIGVRPKWFGAPFNLYDANTIDALKKFPGISGTYDIPWHPDIKSLPSYLNITCDVPDTDRKFGLDRAMKLSRPFIRRRHPFIVQIHPGNHWEDDCIDRFRTYVKWMKASGYEFVFADKLMP, from the coding sequence ATGAGTAAGGTCCATATCAAAGCCGATGATTTTCGCTTCAACAACGCCAAGAAATGGCTGCCCTTCCTGGATGCTTGCGCGGAAGAGGACGTGCCGGTCGCTGTCGGGGTCATAGCACGGAACCTTATCGAAAAAGGCATTTCGGGATCTGTGCGGAATCGCCTGAATATGGCGAATGTGGAAGTGTGGAATCATGGGGATAGACATTGGCGAGAGGAAGACAGTGCCGAGTTTCTGGGGCCCTCCGTTGAGGATCAGGTGAAGGCGATCAAGGCCTGCCAGAAAGCCTGCCGGAAGGTGATTGGTGTCAGGCCTAAATGGTTTGGGGCGCCGTTCAATCTCTATGATGCCAATACGATTGACGCCCTGAAGAAGTTTCCGGGCATCTCCGGTACGTATGATATTCCCTGGCATCCGGATATAAAGTCCCTGCCCAGTTATCTCAATATCACCTGTGATGTGCCTGATACCGATCGAAAATTCGGTCTGGACAGGGCAATGAAGCTCAGCCGTCCCTTCATCCGGCGCCGCCACCCGTTCATTGTTCAGATTCATCCGGGCAACCATTGGGAAGATGATTGTATCGACCGCTTTAGAACGTATGTGAAATGGATGAAGGCTTCTGGTTACGAGTTTGTCTTCGCGGACAAATTGATGCCCTGA
- a CDS encoding four helix bundle protein, whose translation MTRAHHKLRAWQEAVTLVKLVYRFTGQFPADERYGLMSQMRRAAVSVPSNISEGAARATSADMVRFLVMARGSLAELETQVIIANELGFSRPDAELTDQLDTVFSLLGGLIRQKQDVL comes from the coding sequence ATGACACGCGCCCACCACAAACTACGTGCATGGCAGGAAGCGGTGACCCTGGTAAAACTGGTCTATCGTTTCACAGGGCAATTTCCAGCGGACGAGCGATACGGGCTCATGAGCCAGATGCGCCGGGCCGCCGTTTCGGTTCCCAGTAACATCAGTGAGGGAGCAGCGCGGGCAACATCGGCTGACATGGTTCGTTTCCTGGTTATGGCCAGGGGATCGCTCGCGGAATTGGAGACTCAGGTTATCATTGCCAACGAGCTTGGTTTTAGCCGGCCTGATGCCGAGCTGACTGACCAGCTTGATACGGTTTTTTCCCTTCTCGGCGGATTAATAAGGCAGAAGCAGGATGTCCTCTAA
- the wecC gene encoding UDP-N-acetyl-D-mannosamine dehydrogenase encodes MSSKSSVLSPQSSKPTRVCVMGLGYIGLPTAAVMASRGLEVVGVDIVDSVVDTINRGEIQFAEPDLDIVVRSVVQAGRLRCFVEPQPADVFIIAVPTPLGEARQPDLSHVEAAARSLAPLLEAGNTVILESTCPVGTTEQLCAWLGEERPDLSFPHKAGQEADIRVAHCPERVLPGRVLQELVGNDRIIGGMTSRCADAACDLYRRFVRGELVRTNVRTAEMCKLAENAYRDVNIAFANELSLVCEQHGIDPWELIELANRHPRVDILQPGVGVGGHCIAVDPWFLIASAPELARLMTTAREVNEYKPVFVAQQVMQALPDGEVTVACLGLAFKPNVEDLRSSPAVQVVQLLAEHSRLTVLAVEPHVNALPPELADCSNVRLVSLDDALEQADLSVALVAHTALQEDLNGRRLDLARMIDVVNLLGLNGMARS; translated from the coding sequence ATGTCCTCTAAGTCCTCAGTCCTCAGTCCTCAGTCCTCCAAACCCACCCGGGTTTGCGTAATGGGCTTGGGCTATATCGGTCTGCCGACGGCGGCGGTGATGGCTTCGCGGGGGCTTGAGGTCGTTGGGGTGGATATTGTCGATTCGGTGGTGGATACCATCAATCGCGGGGAGATCCAGTTCGCCGAGCCGGATCTGGATATTGTGGTGCGGAGTGTGGTTCAGGCCGGGCGGTTGCGGTGTTTTGTCGAGCCGCAGCCGGCCGATGTGTTCATCATTGCCGTGCCTACGCCGCTGGGTGAGGCGCGTCAGCCGGATCTCAGCCATGTGGAAGCGGCGGCACGGAGCCTGGCGCCTTTGCTGGAGGCCGGCAATACGGTGATCCTGGAATCCACCTGTCCGGTGGGCACCACGGAGCAGTTGTGTGCCTGGCTGGGCGAGGAACGTCCGGATCTCAGTTTTCCGCACAAGGCCGGGCAGGAAGCCGATATCCGGGTGGCGCACTGCCCGGAACGGGTGCTGCCGGGGCGGGTCTTGCAGGAGCTGGTGGGCAATGACCGCATCATCGGGGGCATGACCAGCCGCTGCGCCGATGCCGCCTGCGATCTGTATCGGCGCTTCGTGCGCGGCGAACTTGTTCGCACGAATGTGCGCACGGCGGAGATGTGCAAGCTGGCCGAGAATGCCTATCGGGATGTGAACATTGCCTTCGCCAATGAGCTTTCCCTGGTCTGCGAGCAGCACGGCATTGATCCCTGGGAGTTGATTGAGCTCGCCAACCGTCATCCGCGCGTGGATATCCTGCAGCCGGGGGTTGGCGTCGGGGGGCATTGTATTGCCGTGGACCCCTGGTTTCTGATTGCTTCGGCCCCGGAGCTCGCCCGCCTGATGACAACAGCGCGCGAGGTGAATGAATACAAGCCTGTCTTCGTGGCTCAACAGGTGATGCAGGCCTTGCCCGACGGTGAGGTGACCGTTGCCTGTCTCGGCCTGGCCTTCAAGCCCAATGTGGAAGACCTTCGTTCCAGCCCCGCAGTACAGGTGGTCCAGTTGCTGGCCGAGCACTCGCGGTTGACGGTGCTGGCGGTGGAGCCTCATGTGAATGCCCTGCCCCCGGAGCTTGCCGACTGCAGCAATGTGAGACTGGTTAGCCTTGATGACGCCCTGGAGCAGGCCGATCTTAGTGTGGCCCTGGTGGCGCATACGGCACTGCAGGAAGACCTCAACGGTCGGCGGCTGGATCTGGCGCGCATGATTGATGTGGTGAATCTGCTGGGGCTCAACGGCATGGCCCGATCCTGA
- the wecB gene encoding non-hydrolyzing UDP-N-acetylglucosamine 2-epimerase — MRILSVFGTRPEAIKMAPVVRVLAERAGVESRVCVTGQHRTMLDQVLSLMNITPDLDLGIMRKDQDLTDITTAVLVGLRDVLAEVKPDRVLVHGDTTTTLAATLAAYYARVPVAHVEAGLRTGDIFSPWPEEANRKVTSAMADMHFTPTEGARKALLAEGIAPDQVHVTGNTVVDALVQIRDSIAADEALGAELAAGFDFLDPDRRLLLVTGHRRENLGNGFENICRAIASLAERPDLQIVYPVHLNPQVAGPVHRHLGDLPNVHLIEPQGYLPFVYLMSRAHLILTDSGGIQEEAPTLGKPVLVMRERTERPEAIEAGTVALVGTDTKRIVSEVERLLGDQGAYEAMARAHNPYGDGKAAERIVDVLLRVRRKG; from the coding sequence ATGCGAATTCTGTCGGTCTTCGGTACGAGGCCGGAGGCGATCAAGATGGCGCCTGTGGTCCGTGTGCTTGCCGAACGGGCCGGGGTCGAATCCCGCGTCTGCGTAACCGGGCAGCATCGCACCATGCTGGATCAGGTGCTGTCGCTGATGAACATCACGCCGGATCTGGATCTGGGCATCATGCGCAAGGATCAGGATCTGACCGACATCACCACGGCGGTGCTGGTGGGCCTGCGGGACGTGCTGGCCGAGGTGAAGCCGGATCGGGTGCTGGTGCATGGGGATACCACCACCACGCTGGCCGCTACGCTGGCGGCCTATTATGCGCGGGTGCCGGTGGCGCATGTGGAGGCCGGTCTGCGTACCGGGGATATTTTTTCCCCCTGGCCGGAGGAGGCCAACCGCAAAGTCACCTCCGCCATGGCAGACATGCACTTTACCCCCACCGAAGGCGCCAGAAAGGCCCTGCTGGCCGAGGGCATCGCCCCGGATCAGGTGCATGTCACCGGCAATACGGTAGTGGATGCCCTGGTTCAGATTCGCGATTCCATTGCCGCCGATGAAGCGCTGGGAGCGGAACTGGCCGCCGGTTTCGATTTTCTCGATCCTGACCGTCGCCTTCTTCTGGTGACCGGCCATCGCCGCGAGAATCTCGGCAATGGTTTCGAAAACATCTGCCGGGCCATCGCCTCCCTGGCCGAACGCCCTGATCTCCAGATCGTGTATCCGGTCCACCTCAACCCCCAGGTGGCCGGGCCTGTTCACAGGCATCTGGGAGATTTGCCCAACGTCCACCTCATCGAGCCCCAGGGGTATCTCCCCTTCGTCTATCTCATGTCCCGTGCCCATCTGATCCTGACCGATTCCGGCGGCATCCAGGAAGAAGCCCCCACCCTGGGCAAGCCGGTGCTGGTGATGCGCGAACGTACCGAGCGTCCGGAGGCCATCGAGGCGGGCACGGTGGCGTTGGTCGGTACCGATACGAAGCGGATCGTGAGCGAGGTGGAACGCTTGCTGGGTGATCAGGGGGCCTATGAGGCGATGGCGAGGGCACATAACCCTTATGGGGATGGGAAGGCGGCGGAGAGGATTGTTGACGTTTTGTTACGAGTGAGGCGTAAGGGGTAA